Part of the Sphaerochaeta associata genome is shown below.
AATCGACTCCATCCATTTTGCGATGGTGATGTTGATCAATCTTTTGATGGGGACTCTGACCCCGCCGTTCGGTTCCCTGTTGTTTGTGATGATGAACCAAACAAAACTCACCCTGGCCCAGATGTTCAAGGCCGTTGCTCCTTTCTATTTTCCCTATTTGGCTTTCTTGGTGCTCATCACGATGGTTCCCTCGATAACCACCTTTGTTCCTCGCTTGTTCGGGGCGTGACCCTGTATATATATCACATGTAAAAAAGGAGATACGTATGAAAAGGATGTTGGTGATGGTGTTGATCGCACTTGCGATGATATCAGGATTGTTTGCTGCAGGATCTGCTGAGCAGAAAACGCAGGCTCAACAGGAGAAAACCATAACCTTGGCAACCGGAGATGCAATCGGAACGCTGAGAAATCGGGCTGGGGAGTACTTCAAGGCAGAATTGGAGAAACATCCCGAGCTAAATCTGAAGGTCAACCATGTGCAGGGAGCTGTATTGGGTACCGCCAACCAAATTCTCGATCAGGTTGTAGAAGGTTCTGTACACCTGTTCGGCAATGATATTGCTTGGATTGTTCCCTACGATGCAGACTTTCAGCCGATTAGTTTCGGATTTATGTACCGTGATGTTGATCATATGAATGCCTATTTCAAGAGTAGTACATTCCTCGATCTCGCCGACAAGGTTGCTTCCAGCAGTGGATTGCGCATTATTGCACCGGTACCCATGGCTTCACGCATGTTTTTCTCAGTGAAGCCGTTGAACACCGTAGCAGATTTCAAAGGATTGAAGGTAAGGGCTCCCGGCCTGGAGATGTTCGTCAAATCGTATGAGGCATACGGTGCAAGCCCGACGACCGTTGCCTGGAACGAGATTTTTCTTGCCTTAAAAACCAAGCTTGTTGAAGCCGCACATGGACCAGTGGCCGATGTTATTGCAAACAAGTGGCATCTTGCAGCACCATATATCACCCGCACCGAGGATATGTATGCCGCGAACGCCTGGTATGTGAATGAAGCTTTCTGGGATGGGCTCAGTACCGAACAACGCAAGGGAATTGAAGAGGCTCTGGATGCTACCAATGCATGGTCGTTCAATGAGTCAAAGGTATCAGAGCAGAGTTTGATTGATCAGATGGTGGCTGAGGGCGCCGTATACAATACCTCATTCGCTGACCGCGAGAAACTTCGCACCCAAGCCATCGAGGCCGTCAAGAAGCTCGAAGCCTCCGGAAAGTGGTCTCTCGGTTTGGTAGATAGAATTCAAGCTATTAAATAGCAAGAAGATACAACACAACGCTTTTGCCGCAGGACAGCTACTGTTCTGCGGCAATCCCTGTCACACCCCAAACGTAATGATTTGGGAGGATATCTGTTTATCGAGATTGATTATTCGATACCCGAACGGCTTGTCATCCTTCTGCAGTGTTTCTGAATATTTCTGGATCTGGTAGAAAATCGATGGTGTTATGTATTGGTGGATGTTGCCGTCACTTCGTTCATCGGTGGTGTGATAGTGCCCGCAAAAAAGATGGATGTTTTTATGCGTTGCTTGTAGTGCCGACCTGACTGTCTCTCGATTTTTGAGTGCATACTTCCGGTCCATGAACGAGTTGTCGCAATCCAGGACGGGGTGGTGCAGGAAAACCAGGATGGGAAGCGTACTCGCTTCAATCTCCTTTACCAACCAACACAGCTGCTCCTCGTCCAAATAGGCCTCCCTGCTGTCACAGAAGAGCAGGCAAGCCTGTTCGGAGGGTGCTTTGTAATAGTAGCGACCGGCATGCACATGCTCATAATGCAACTCCATTGCCTGTGGATTGTCATGATTGCCAAGTGTTATATACGTCTGAAATCCATACTCCTTGATGGTCTTGAAAAACCAGGGAGCCTCTTCATCCTCTGCAATATCGCCGGTAACGGCAAGGTGTGTGATGCCGCGCAGGCGGATATCCTGCAGTACTGTGATGAGGTTCTTTTTACTATCCACACCAAACTTCTCGGCAAAACGATGTCCAAGGTGTATGTCTGTCAGGTGAGCAAATCTCACGGCCATCCTCGCTTTTCTGTAAGGAATTTTGATTATTGGACGAGAAGGGTAAAAAGTAAAGTGATTTTCCGGAATACCATTACAAGTCATCCTGAAACTTCAATCGTTACGCTATAGTTGGTGAGCAATGCAGGTCAACGTACAAACTGCAGGCTGAGACCAATCATGAGCTGTCCAATATAATACAGTGAAAGGTTTGTCACCCGCAGGCTTTGCCGTTGCTTGGGGCCGAAGGTGTTGAGAATCAGGACTATATCGCTTACCAAGAAGAAGATTGCACCAATAACGAACACAATGCTGTGAGTGGATGGGGAAGCTGTCAAAACGCCGACGGCGATACTGTTCATGAGCATGATGGCCCCGATATAGAACACACCAAAGATTTTAAAGGTCAGGCTTACCGTAATTTTGCTGAAAAGCCAGATCAGGACCAAGACTGTCAGTGCCACCCCGATTGCGATGCAAAGCAAAAGGGAGGTGCAGTTCGGTATCAGTGCAGCAAGATAGAGGAGATGGCCGCTCAAAAAACAGAGAATTCCTACGAGAAATATTTTCTTCCCATATGTTTCGAAAACGAAACGCAGATTAAGCAGTATGTCTGCGACACCGCCCAGGACGAGACCGATGACGATGCGATTCACAAAGAGCGTGTCAGAGGCAAGAGAGCCTGATAGTACGCCGAAAGCTACAAAGCAAAAGGAAGCCGCCCCTTTCAATGCAACAGCTGCAACGAACTTCTTTTTGTATTCCACATACATGAAACCAGAAGCTAAAACCAATGACAAAAAAGCAATAGGCATATACCTCATCGGATGATCTCCCTTGCTTGCAGTATAGGGATATAGTGCCCAAAAAGCCAAGAAAAACCCATTGTGAGAAAAATCCTACAAAGTAGTGTGGAATTGGCATGAAAAAAGGAACCGCTTTATCAGCAGTTCCTTGCAGAGTCGGGCTGGACGGATTTGAACCGTCGACCCCTAGTCCCCCAGACTAGTACGCTAAACCCCTGCGCTACAGCCCGAACATATTATCGGTCACCCGACAGGAACGAACCTTAGCATAGAAGCATACTTGTGTCAATAAATGGATAATAGGTAGTCAAAGAAAGATTTTTGGAGTAGTATTAGTACTAATTTTTAATAACACTTCAAGAGTTGAGCTGTAAATATACGTACGCAGAGTAATGTGAGGGATACCCATGGCACAGATGACAAAACTAGCACTCGCCCAATCGCTGAAACAGCTGATGGCTGAACGAACCTTGGATAAAATCACCGTAAAGGAGATTGTGACTCGTTGCGGAGTCAATCGGCAGACATTTTATTATCATTTCAAGGATATCTATGATTTGCTCGATTGGATGTTCGTCAATGAGGGACAGGAGTTCTCCCGCAGATACCCCGACAGCAGATCGAACGATGATGGTGAGTCCGCAATCCGCAATATGTGCTCATACCTCAGGGAGAACAAGCAG
Proteins encoded:
- a CDS encoding lysoplasmalogenase, which translates into the protein MEYKKKFVAAVALKGAASFCFVAFGVLSGSLASDTLFVNRIVIGLVLGGVADILLNLRFVFETYGKKIFLVGILCFLSGHLLYLAALIPNCTSLLLCIAIGVALTVLVLIWLFSKITVSLTFKIFGVFYIGAIMLMNSIAVGVLTASPSTHSIVFVIGAIFFLVSDIVLILNTFGPKQRQSLRVTNLSLYYIGQLMIGLSLQFVR
- a CDS encoding TRAP transporter substrate-binding protein — encoded protein: MKRMLVMVLIALAMISGLFAAGSAEQKTQAQQEKTITLATGDAIGTLRNRAGEYFKAELEKHPELNLKVNHVQGAVLGTANQILDQVVEGSVHLFGNDIAWIVPYDADFQPISFGFMYRDVDHMNAYFKSSTFLDLADKVASSSGLRIIAPVPMASRMFFSVKPLNTVADFKGLKVRAPGLEMFVKSYEAYGASPTTVAWNEIFLALKTKLVEAAHGPVADVIANKWHLAAPYITRTEDMYAANAWYVNEAFWDGLSTEQRKGIEEALDATNAWSFNESKVSEQSLIDQMVAEGAVYNTSFADREKLRTQAIEAVKKLEASGKWSLGLVDRIQAIK
- a CDS encoding metallophosphoesterase family protein; translation: MAVRFAHLTDIHLGHRFAEKFGVDSKKNLITVLQDIRLRGITHLAVTGDIAEDEEAPWFFKTIKEYGFQTYITLGNHDNPQAMELHYEHVHAGRYYYKAPSEQACLLFCDSREAYLDEEQLCWLVKEIEASTLPILVFLHHPVLDCDNSFMDRKYALKNRETVRSALQATHKNIHLFCGHYHTTDERSDGNIHQYITPSIFYQIQKYSETLQKDDKPFGYRIINLDKQISSQIITFGV